A DNA window from Rhodococcus sp. Z13 contains the following coding sequences:
- a CDS encoding alpha/beta hydrolase → MADSLPFRTKLFALFEGFTNKPISEVPPEEIPARRRARARLLSSPVGRFVAGRPHPETRIEDRWVELDPVEVDGLEPESAPVTLRLRIYRPGGARGGPLPLVVLFHGGGWVLGDPEQDEWWASHMAVRTPCVVVSVDYRLAPEHPYPAAVLDCWSSLRWIVGHAAGLGGDPSRVVVAGDSAGGNLAAVTAELAVRSGGPGLAGQVLIYPAVEMVEEFPSEREFAEAPVLTSRGMRAFVRLYMGDADPYAPTAAPLRGSLAGAVVPALVQTAGHDPLRDNGIRYIEALRSKGGDVTATDYPDAVHGYLSLPGISPSAPRALDEVITFVRRVTAGDPASPHRDEPDPVAGS, encoded by the coding sequence GTGGCCGACTCATTGCCGTTCCGCACGAAGCTGTTCGCGCTGTTCGAGGGCTTCACGAACAAGCCGATCTCCGAGGTGCCCCCGGAGGAGATCCCCGCGCGCAGGCGGGCCCGCGCGCGGTTGTTGTCCTCGCCGGTGGGCCGGTTCGTCGCCGGCCGCCCGCATCCGGAGACGCGTATCGAGGACCGGTGGGTCGAGCTCGATCCCGTGGAGGTCGACGGGCTGGAGCCGGAGTCCGCACCGGTCACCCTGCGGCTGAGAATCTACCGGCCCGGCGGGGCGAGGGGCGGTCCGCTTCCGCTCGTGGTCCTGTTCCACGGTGGCGGATGGGTTCTCGGCGATCCCGAGCAGGACGAGTGGTGGGCGAGCCACATGGCGGTGCGCACCCCGTGCGTCGTCGTATCGGTGGACTACCGGCTCGCACCCGAACATCCCTATCCCGCAGCGGTTCTGGACTGCTGGTCGTCGCTGCGCTGGATCGTCGGCCACGCCGCCGGTCTCGGCGGTGATCCGTCCCGCGTGGTGGTGGCCGGCGACAGCGCCGGTGGGAATCTCGCGGCGGTGACGGCCGAACTGGCCGTGCGCTCCGGCGGTCCCGGCCTCGCCGGCCAGGTCCTGATCTACCCCGCGGTCGAGATGGTGGAGGAGTTCCCCTCCGAACGCGAGTTCGCGGAGGCACCGGTCCTGACCTCGCGGGGCATGCGGGCGTTCGTGCGCCTGTACATGGGCGACGCCGATCCGTACGCTCCCACCGCGGCGCCGCTGCGCGGTTCGCTCGCGGGCGCGGTCGTGCCCGCACTCGTGCAGACGGCCGGACACGACCCGTTGCGCGACAACGGGATCCGCTACATCGAGGCCCTGCGGAGCAAGGGTGGGGACGTCACCGCGACCGACTATCCCGACGCCGTCCACGGCTATCTGAGCCTGCCGGGGATCTCCCCGTCGGCGCCACGGGCCCTGGACGAGGTGATCACCTTCGTCCGGCGCGTCACCGCCGGGGATCCGGCCTCACCGCACCGCGACGAACCGGACCCGGTCGCCGGGTCGTAA
- the mgtE gene encoding magnesium transporter: MSVDDANTRAATSRLIERAVGEDDLATVHDAIADLDVEHIVDVLERLDRTDRAVLYRLLPKDCAIDVFERLDPSMQSELVRGLRDDQVAAIFADLEPDDRVELLDELPATVASSLMRGLPAADRELTATVLGYPQRAIGRRMSPTFVSLRPDMTVEQAMAAVHRRLDDAETVYTLPVVDDGRVLVGVVGLRAVMNADSGTLVAEVMTEPYWARATDDAEEAARRCAELRLLAMMIVDNEKRLVGILTVDDALRILEIADSEDQARMSGTEPLRSPYLATPIGSLVRSRVVWLLVLALGATLTVQVLEVFESTLDQVVTLALFVPLLIGTGGNTGNQAATTVTRALALDDISPRDIAAVVAREFRVGLSLGLLLGGVAFVLTALVYEPSIGAVIGLTLVSVCTLAATVGGAMPLVARTIRADPAVFSNPFITTFVDATGLVIYFLIAKAVLGI, encoded by the coding sequence ATGAGCGTGGATGATGCGAACACCCGGGCAGCGACGTCCCGTCTGATCGAGAGGGCGGTGGGAGAAGACGATCTCGCCACGGTCCACGATGCGATCGCCGATCTCGACGTCGAGCACATCGTCGACGTCCTGGAGCGGCTCGACCGCACCGATCGTGCGGTGCTCTACCGGCTGCTTCCCAAGGACTGCGCGATCGACGTCTTCGAGCGGCTCGATCCGAGCATGCAGAGCGAACTCGTCCGCGGCCTGCGCGACGACCAGGTCGCCGCGATCTTCGCCGACCTCGAACCCGACGACCGCGTCGAGCTGCTCGACGAACTGCCCGCCACCGTCGCGTCCTCGCTCATGCGGGGCCTGCCGGCCGCCGACCGGGAACTGACCGCCACCGTCCTCGGCTATCCGCAGCGCGCGATCGGCCGGCGCATGAGTCCCACCTTCGTCTCGCTGCGACCGGACATGACGGTCGAGCAGGCGATGGCGGCCGTGCACCGCCGACTCGACGACGCCGAGACCGTCTACACGCTGCCCGTGGTCGACGACGGCCGCGTCCTCGTCGGCGTGGTCGGGCTGCGCGCGGTGATGAACGCCGACTCCGGCACGCTCGTCGCCGAGGTCATGACGGAGCCCTACTGGGCGCGTGCCACCGACGACGCGGAGGAGGCCGCCCGCCGGTGCGCGGAACTCCGGCTGCTGGCCATGATGATCGTCGACAACGAGAAGCGGCTCGTGGGGATCCTGACCGTCGACGACGCACTGCGCATCCTCGAGATCGCCGACAGCGAGGACCAGGCGCGCATGAGCGGTACCGAGCCGCTGCGCAGTCCCTATCTGGCCACACCCATCGGGAGCCTGGTGCGCTCGCGCGTGGTGTGGCTGCTGGTCCTGGCCCTCGGCGCGACCCTCACCGTCCAGGTCCTCGAGGTCTTCGAGTCGACGCTCGACCAGGTCGTCACGCTCGCGTTGTTCGTGCCGCTGCTCATCGGCACCGGCGGCAACACCGGAAACCAGGCCGCCACCACCGTCACTCGCGCACTGGCCCTCGACGACATCTCACCCCGCGACATCGCCGCCGTCGTCGCGCGGGAATTCCGGGTCGGTCTGTCCCTCGGTCTACTGCTCGGCGGAGTGGCCTTCGTGCTCACCGCGCTGGTCTACGAGCCGTCGATCGGGGCGGTGATCGGCCTGACCCTCGTGAGCGTGTGCACGCTCGCGGCGACGGTCGGTGGTGCGATGCCGTTGGTGGCGAGAACCATTCGCGCCGATCCGGCGGTGTTCTCCAATCCCTTCATCACGACCTTCGTCGACGCGACCGGTCTGGTGATCTACTTCCTCATCGCGAAGGCGGTGCTGGGGATCTGA
- a CDS encoding biotin-dependent carboxyltransferase family protein — MAWFEVISGGMLTTVQDRGRPGHGASGLTRSGAADRRAHDAANRLVGNIPEAATLEVTGGGLALRSVGETLVAVTGARVEVTVGGRVAGDWARVIVPNGEVLKVGVPAEGLRTYVAVRGGFDVPEVLGSRSTDTLSGTGPEPVRTGDRLLVGGLADGLPDEEQIPPPPPMDDPVEIRVRLGPRDDWFTEPSVRALFHVPWTVTPQLDRVGIRFRGPGPLHRARHGELPSEGMVAGSLQVPPEGHPVLFLADHPVTGGYPVIAVAVEADLPIAAQLRPGDRVRFVAVR; from the coding sequence GTGGCGTGGTTCGAGGTGATCTCCGGCGGAATGCTGACGACGGTGCAGGATCGGGGCCGTCCCGGTCACGGTGCGTCCGGGCTCACCCGGTCCGGCGCCGCGGACCGGCGGGCGCACGACGCCGCCAACCGGTTGGTGGGCAACATCCCCGAGGCCGCGACCCTCGAGGTGACCGGTGGCGGTCTCGCGCTGCGCAGCGTCGGAGAGACGCTGGTGGCAGTGACCGGTGCCCGCGTCGAGGTCACCGTCGGGGGCCGGGTCGCCGGGGACTGGGCGCGGGTGATCGTGCCGAACGGCGAGGTGCTGAAGGTCGGGGTTCCCGCCGAGGGGCTGCGGACCTACGTCGCGGTGCGCGGCGGGTTCGACGTGCCCGAGGTGCTGGGCAGCCGGTCCACCGACACGCTCTCGGGCACAGGGCCGGAGCCGGTGCGGACCGGCGACCGGTTGCTCGTCGGGGGGCTCGCGGACGGCCTGCCCGACGAGGAGCAGATCCCACCCCCGCCGCCGATGGACGATCCCGTGGAGATCCGGGTGCGGCTCGGCCCGCGGGACGACTGGTTCACCGAGCCGTCGGTGCGGGCGCTGTTCCACGTGCCGTGGACGGTGACCCCGCAACTGGACCGGGTGGGCATCCGGTTCCGGGGGCCGGGGCCGCTGCACCGCGCCCGGCACGGCGAACTGCCGAGCGAGGGCATGGTGGCCGGGTCGCTGCAAGTGCCGCCGGAGGGGCATCCGGTGCTGTTCCTCGCGGATCACCCGGTGACGGGCGGGTATCCGGTGATCGCGGTGGCCGTCGAGGCCGATCTGCCGATCGCCGCGCAGTTACGACCCGGCGACCGGGTCCGGTTCGTCGCGGTGCGGTGA
- the pxpB gene encoding 5-oxoprolinase subunit PxpB codes for MRILRAGDSALLAEFESLDEVLAQWRALDEARLRGVVDLVPAARTILVVFDPVETTAEKVRRWIADTPPLPPDTAPSAEVEIGVRYDGPDLEEVGRLTGLDTDEVVAAHTSTAWTVAFGGFAPGFAYLTGGDERLHVPRRESPRTVVPAGAVGLAGEFSGVYPRRSPGGWQLIGTTDVPLWDPQRSPAALLRPGHSVRFVAL; via the coding sequence ATGAGGATCCTCCGTGCCGGCGACAGTGCCCTCCTCGCCGAATTCGAGTCGCTCGACGAGGTACTCGCGCAGTGGCGCGCCCTCGACGAGGCACGGCTGCGCGGCGTCGTCGATCTCGTGCCCGCCGCCCGCACGATCCTCGTCGTCTTCGACCCGGTGGAGACCACCGCAGAGAAGGTCCGGCGGTGGATCGCCGACACCCCGCCGCTGCCGCCGGACACCGCACCGAGCGCCGAGGTGGAGATCGGGGTCCGGTACGACGGGCCGGATCTCGAGGAGGTGGGGCGCCTGACCGGGCTCGACACCGACGAGGTGGTGGCCGCGCACACGAGCACCGCGTGGACCGTCGCGTTCGGCGGGTTCGCCCCCGGCTTCGCGTATCTCACCGGCGGGGACGAGCGACTCCACGTGCCGCGCCGCGAATCTCCGCGCACCGTGGTCCCGGCCGGTGCGGTGGGGCTCGCCGGTGAGTTCTCCGGGGTCTACCCGCGCCGGTCGCCGGGCGGCTGGCAGCTGATCGGCACCACCGATGTGCCGCTGTGGGATCCGCAGCGGTCCCCGGCGGCCCTGCTCCGGCCGGGGCACTCGGTGAGGTTCGTGGCCCTCTGA
- a CDS encoding LamB/YcsF family protein, whose product MTRIDLNSDLGESYGQWRLGDDETMLDIVTSANVACGFHAGDPSTLLETCRGAAKREVRIGAQVGYNDLAGFGRRFVEIPADELTAEIIYQIGALDGLARVAGSSVRYVKPHGALYNAVVHHREQARAVVDAVRSYDASLPLLGLPGSALLEEAERAGLVVVTEAFADRAYTPEGTLVSRREPGAVLHDPDEVAERVLRMVTEGTVIAIDGSVVPVNAQSVCIHGDSPGATAMAVAVRSRLDAENIDIRSFV is encoded by the coding sequence CGAGACCATGCTCGACATCGTCACCAGCGCCAACGTCGCCTGCGGTTTCCACGCCGGCGACCCCTCGACGCTGCTCGAGACCTGCCGGGGTGCGGCGAAGCGGGAGGTGCGGATCGGCGCGCAGGTGGGCTACAACGACCTCGCCGGATTCGGGCGCCGCTTCGTCGAGATCCCCGCGGACGAGCTCACCGCCGAGATCATCTACCAGATCGGTGCGCTCGACGGTCTCGCCCGCGTCGCCGGGTCGTCGGTGCGCTACGTCAAACCGCACGGCGCGCTGTACAACGCGGTGGTGCACCACCGCGAGCAGGCCCGCGCCGTCGTCGACGCGGTGCGTTCCTACGACGCCTCGCTGCCCCTCCTCGGCCTGCCCGGTTCGGCGCTGCTCGAGGAGGCCGAACGCGCCGGGCTGGTCGTGGTCACCGAGGCATTCGCCGACCGGGCCTACACCCCCGAGGGCACCCTCGTCTCCCGGCGCGAACCCGGTGCGGTGCTGCACGATCCGGACGAGGTGGCCGAACGAGTGCTGCGCATGGTCACCGAGGGCACGGTCATCGCGATCGACGGCAGCGTCGTCCCGGTGAACGCGCAGTCGGTGTGCATCCACGGCGACTCCCCCGGCGCGACCGCGATGGCCGTCGCCGTGCGTTCCCGGCTCGACGCCGAGAACATCGACATCCGATCGTTCGTGTGA